Sequence from the Macaca fascicularis isolate 582-1 chromosome 16, T2T-MFA8v1.1 genome:
aactgtgaaatgactagaagaaaacagcagaaattGTCTTAAAATATTAGAAGTGGAGTGGATTTTCTAATACAGAAAAACTTAATAGCAATGAAGACAAGGATTGAAAAAATttgcaacagaaaaaaatttaaatgcctgATTGAAAAAGAAGGCTAAAGAGCAagctgaaaataaattataataccttagccaatctaaaaataaatgagctaattTTCTTAATGTATGAATACCTCTTACAcctcaatgagaaaaaaaaaacccaacaaccaAACAGAAAATTGAGTAAAGGATATTAACAGTCATTTccctgaaaaaagaaatttaaatgccTTTTGAGTTTCTGAAAGATGTTGAGTCTCACTCAtaatttaaggatttttttcaaattattatacttcaagttctagggtacatgtgcacaatgtgcaggtttgttacatatgtatacatgtgccatgttggtgtgctgcaccctttaactcatcatttacgttaggtatacctcctaatgctatccctctgcacccccacaataggccccaatgtgtgatgttccccttcctgtgtccaagtgatctcattgttcagttcctacctatgagtgagaacatgtggtgtttggttttctgttcttgcgatagtttgctgagaatgatggtttccagctgcatccatgtccctacaaaggacacgaaactcatccttttttatgactgcatagtattccatggtgtatatgtgccacattttcttaatccagtctgtcactgatggacatttgggttgattccaagtctttgctattgtgaatagtgccacaataaacatgcgtgtgcatgtgtctttatagcagcatgatttataatcttttcggtatatacccagtaatgggatggctgggtcaaatggtatttctagttctagatccttgaggaattgccacgctgttttccacaatggttgaactagtttacagtcccaccaacagtgtaaaagtgttcctatttctccacatcctcttcagcacctgttgtttcctgactttttaatgattgccattctaattggtgtgagatggtatctcattgtggtttttatttgcatttctctgatggctagtgatgatgagcattttttcatgtgtctgttggctgtatgaatgtcttcttttgagaactgtctgttcatatcctttgcccactttttgatggggttgtttgtttttttcttgtaaatttgtttaagttctttgtaggttctggatattagccctttgtcagatgagtagattgcaaaaattttctcccattctgtaggttgcctgttcactctgatggtagtttcttttgctgtgcagaagctctttagtttaattagatcccatttgtcaattttggcttttgttgccattgcttaaCTGAACaacttattcattcatcaaaccaTCTACTGaatacttactgtgtgccagctTCTACTGCATGCTCTGGGGATATGGCAGTGAATACTTGCTATTTGTGAtgacaaatgtaaaatatttaagtttaaaaacttcaataaattagtaaaattatAAGGAAATTGACATTTTAATACACAGTTGGCAGGGATCTAAATTGAGGCAACTTCTTTAGATGGTAATTAACAGAATCTGAAATTTAACagtattttgaattaatttaccatattttgaaatgtgcaTGTGTTTTGATTGAACCGTTTCACTTCTAGAAATGTATTCAACACATGCACCTATACATACGCTCCAAGATATAAGTTCACTGGTATTCTTTGCAACATTGTTTGCAAGAATAAAGCCTGATTTTAAATTCTATTGGGGTTATAGAAGGGAAAGCCCTTGATGTAGGCAACACACACTCATGCTTAGAGGCAGTGAAGCATCACTTTCTTTTTATCACCAAAGAAACCTCTTTGACCTATTCTTGCAATTTCTCTGTATGTGCAAAATGATgttaattttaacaaaagaaattaagaatgttATTTCTTTAGGCCATCCCTATCCCATGCAGACACCTACTTTCCATTTAGACTGAATTAttcaggaaggagggaagaggggatGGAAGAAAGGATACAAGaacatatttagaatatatttttatggaCATATTTTATGACTGgggtatatataaaaattatgaaaattctaTTTGTTAGGCATAAGATGGTATAAAAATATCCATTCCATCTAAGTTATTAATGATTTTACTCAAATTCTCCATatctttgtttacttttcttcttcaaaTGACCGTTTTTGAAATAGAGTGTTTAAAGTCTCTGCTATGATTGTGGTTTTATCATTTTCCTATTTATAACAGGATTTTTGTACTTagtttgaatgtggcccaactgTTTATGCCAACAAGAATATTAATGTTTTTCAGACCTAATTAATGTATCATAAGGAAGTCACTGTCAAGGTCAAAACAAGTGCAGGTATCATAGGCTTGGGATTCTGGTCTAACTGAGCCACAGTTCTATGgtcatttgtttgtttagagatagTTAGCCCTCTCTGTCTGAAGGCAGGGGAGACAGCTTAGAGATAACCCTTCTCCTTAAAAGGACTATGTTTTCAACATGGCGGTTGACTCAGGCTGGTGGTCAGGAGTGAAATTCAACAACAGGATCCACAGGAGATTGGTGGTGTGACAGCAGACTGGATGGTAGCAACTGGACCCACAGAAGCTGCAGCAGCAGCAAATGGTCTTGCAGCAGGTGCTCTGGCAGCAGCTGGTATGGCAGCAGATCTCTTGGTAGAGGTCTTAACCACGCCTCTGGTGAGAGCAGAAGGAGCTGCAGCAGGAGCTGACCATGATGTCAGAAGGTGAACATTCTGGATGTGGGTTTTCAGTAGCCTAAGGTACCAAAGTTCATAAGCCTTCTTCTTTCCAAGTTTCCTTCTCTACTCTGCTGAAGACTTGCCAAATAACCTGGGTTATTTTCTGGCTATTGTTTATCTTACCTAAAGAGAAATTATCAGACTCTCTGATTGAAGTATGACATTGTAGCAGTTAGCCTTGGTTTTTTAAATGGGTGCAAAGGTAATTTCCATTTAATCAGTTGTTTGTCCCTAAAAgcaccattttttcttccttttttgttttaacatcaTCTCATCCATTCCCTCTTATACTTTTCAGAGTGTCATTTGATATTCTGAGCATAGGACGAGTCATTCTTTTGTGTTCCAACCATTTAGTttcctgctcctgaatgagctgCACAGCCACAGTCCCTTCACTTTGGACAGTACTTAAAATAGATGTAAACATGGATATGTTAATACCCAAAAAATTAGACCCTGATACGTTAAAGCAAATAGCTGCTAATGAAATCAGCATAGCACACTTGTAAATTATGAAGAAACTAAAAAACATTTAAGGCACGTGGCTTCAAATTTAACTTGTTCAGAATAGaattattcattttgtttcttttccaaacCAATGCCCTAATTCTCCACTCCTATGGCAAATGGTTGTTAGTCCAAATTTTCAAGCtagggctgggtgtagtggctcatgcctgtaatcccagcacttcgggaggctgaggtgggtgaatcccctgaggtcaggagttcaagaccagcctggccaacatggtgaaagtccatctctactaaaaatacaaaaaattagctgctgGGAGTGGTgtcacacgcctatagtcccagctactcaggaggctgaggcaggaggatcacttgaacccgggaggcggagattgcagtcagccaagatcacgcccctgcactccagcctgggcaacagagtaagacttcatctcaaaaaaaaaaaaaaaaaaaaaaaaaaaaaaaaaaatcaagctagtGAATGTAAAGTTGTTCATTCAATAATCGTGTTTTGGTTCCAACTATGTGCCAAACCCATTCTCAGGATGGAGACACAAGTGAAGAATACTCCACCCCATCCCCTCCTTCACTATAACTTCATTCTGACTCAATGAACTGCACCAGGTCCTTTTACAGGATGAACTGGCAATGCCATTACCCATATGCTGGACCAGCAAACGGGGGCTGTGTCCACCTTCGCAGCTAAAGTCAGGATGCCTCAGCAGCAGAGATGGCAGAAATTTTTAGCCACAATTTAAGTCAGAGCAAATCAAGCTGTATCAAAGGACCATTTTGTTGCCAGTGAAAATAAGAAACTCTTTATTTCAAAAGATTAGCCAGATATGGAAATTGCTAAGCGTCCAAAACATTATGCAACTGATTCTGTCTTTTCCCCATTAATACACATGATGGAGTCATTCTCGTCCTGTTTGTTCCTGCATTTAAAACACACAATggtgtgtatttttaaactgCAATTCAAAGCAAGATATTTCAGTTTTCTGACTAactgcttttaaacttttatttgcaCCGCTAAACATAAACATCATGTACCCAGACATATTACCCAGGCATGTTACCCAAGCATGTTACCCAGGCATGTTTGTACTCAGGGCCATCAACAGATGTGGAGGTCAGCATGGAAAAGATTATGTCAATTACAATTGAGCCCAGTCCCCTGTTTCAGGAATTGAGGTACCAAAGTGGAGTTGCTGTTACTATTAGAATTAGCATCATTGAATCTGTGTTTGTGTGACACAGAtgaaaaatttgatgaaaaataaattttaactcaaaatattttaaaatatggtttacATTTGTCACCTTGAGTTAATCACCATGTTCTAGTGCTGGAGGGGAAAACGTAGGTGGTGACAATAGTTCTGGCCACTTCAAGTTAGTTTCAGTTGTCAGGGGATCAGTCAATGTACTCTGTCTTAAAGAATGGTAATTCAGGggaggcacagcagctcatgcctgtaatcccatcactctgggaggatcacttgatttcaggagttcaaggccacagtgagctgtgatcgcgccactgcacaccagcctgagtgacagagcaaaaccttgtctctaaagtaataacaacaataaaatgataataaataaaaatatatactttagtTAAATGATGCTATTGATGTTGTTCACCTCTCTCACTTCTGGAAACAAGTTCTTATGGGTTATCTATAAAGTAGAAGAATCATTTATTTTCAGAAGATTCATAGCACTTAAGGAACACTTCCTCCCTGGGCAATTCCCTATAGGTGATGAAAAATAATGTCATAAATAATAACCAGGAAAATTCTGCTCATTGGTTCCAAATTTGGGAACCAGTGTATAAAAGGTCCAGATATTAGAAGGGGTCATCAGATTCTTGGAAACTCACCTCTGAACGGGAGCCCACCCTCCATCCCTGACACCATGACCCACTGCTGTTCCTCTTGCTGTCAGCCTATGTGCTGCAGGACCACCTGCTGCAGGACCACCTGCTGGAAGCCCACCTGTGTGACCACCTGCAGCAGCACACCCTGCTGCCAGCCCTCCTGCTGTGTGTCCAGCTGCTGCCAGCCTTGCTGCCGCCCAACTTGCTGTCAAAACACCTGCTGCCAGCCCACCTGTGTGACCAGCTGCTGCCAGCCCTCCtgctgtgggcccagctactgtGGCCAAACCAGCTGTGGGTCCAGCTGCTGTCAGCCTATTTGTGGATCCAGTTGCTGTCAGCCTTGCTGCCACCCGACTTGCTATCAAACTACCTGCTGCAGGAACACCTCTTGCCAGCCCACCTGCTGTGGGTCCAGCTGCTACCAGCCTACCTGTGGGTCCAGCTGCTGCCAATCTTGCTGCCGCCCAACTTGCTGTCAAACCACCTGCTGCAGGACCACCTGCTGTCAGCCCACCTGTGGGTCGAGCTGCTACCAGCCTTGCTGCCGCCCAGCATGCTGTCAAACCACTTGTAGAACCACCTGCTGCCAGCCCACCTGCTGCCAACCATCCTGTGTGACCAGCTGCTTCAGCACACCCTGTTGTCAGCCAACCTGCGGTGGGTCCAGCTGCTGTAGCCAAACTTGCAACGAGTCCAGCTGTTGTCTGCCTTGCTGCCGTCCCACCTGCTGCCAGACCACCTGCTGCCGTCCCACCTGCTGCCAGACCACCTGCTGCAGGACCACCTGTTGTCGCCCCAGCTGTTGCTGCAGTCCTTGCTGTGTCTCCAGCTGCTGCCAGCCTTCCTGCTGCTGATCCACTTGCTGCAGACCCACCACCCACCAGAGACATATTTCCTGAAACATTCTGTCAAAATTCCTATGCCCCCAAGAAACATTCCCTAAGCTTTTCTGAGAAACAACATTCTGACACTGAACTTTGTGATCATCTTCTTCCTACCATGCTTGGGATTCTACTGAAGGTATGCAGTCTACTTcacttttattcttcttcatttCCTCTGGATTAATGTGCCAGATGGTGGTCAGTCAGCTCCACCTAATTGACATGGACACATGGTCTCAGTCACAGGAAGTGGTCATCAGCTTTTGCCCCtgtggaacttaaaaaaaattcttaagactACACATCTAACTCTCTATAATGATCAATACTGATCACCTTTTTAGATATGCGCATTTTATTTAGTAGCCTCTGCCAGATTACTAAACTCTTTCATGATCACTTTTAATTGTCTCCCTACCTGGTCTTTcctaataaaatttatattatccTGCATCTTATGGTATGatttttgttccatttgtttgtttgtttgtttgcagcaGTTGCTTTGTGAAGCCTTACTTTTGAGTTGTggtttatatttattatcttgttCAAGTCTCACAATGACCTACAAGTTGCACAGAGCAAACATTTTAGTGATGAGAAAATGATGTGCCATACAACTAGCAATAGACAAAAGAAGGTTCAATGACCAGGTCCTTTGAATCCAGGTCAAggacacttttttaaaaacatttttctacagGTAGATGCAACAGTGGTGATTGAGTGCAGGGAACACGTACATTTTAAGTCACATCTCAAGCAAACACTTTTCTATCTACAAAGCACTTCCCAAATACTCTCCCCACCTCTATGACCATTAGAGACCACCTTTAAGAGTtctaggaatgcttttacactgttggtgggagtgtgaattcgttcaaccattgtgcaagacagtgtggctattcctcaaggatctagaaccagaaataccatttgacccagcaatcccattactgggtatataccagaaggattataaatcattctactgtaaagacatctgcacatgtatgtttattgcagcactatttacattagcaaagacttggaacgaacctaaatgtccatcaatgatagactagataaagaaaatgtggcacatatacaccatggaatactacgcagccataaaaagattgagatcatatcctttgcagggacatggatgaagctggaagcaatcatcctcagcaaactaacacagacacagaaaaccaaacactgcatgttctcacttatacgtgggagttgaataatgagaacacacggacacaagaaggggaacatcacacactggggcctattggggggaagggggacaaggggagggagagcattaggacaaatacctaatgcatgaggggcttaaaacctggataatgggttaataggtgcagcaaaccaccatggcacatgtataccaatgtaacaaacctgcacgttctgcacatgtatcccagaacttagagtaaaataaaatataaaaataaacaaaaattttaaaagtgttctaGTCCATGAAAAGAGCTTTACATCTCTGGATTCCGATCCACCACTGAAGAATCTGTCACCAACAACTAGTGTGAGCACCATGGGTGTTCCTGGCCCTACCCTCACCAGGAGGAACCTCCTCTTTGCTGTCATGGTTGAGCGTCTGGGTATCATTTCATTCACCTTAACAGAAATTAGGATTAAGAATCACCTTTGCAAAGCACACAAGATTGGACCATGCTTCCTGGGTTCCCAAACTTTGGGGCAATTTTGTTTCCTAACACGAACTTCGTTAAGGGAAGATAAATTTGTACAGAACCCTAAGAATTAAGGTAACCATGCAATGGATTTATGCCCTTTGATCAAATCATGATCTCTGGgccataaaaggaaacaaaataacttCCTGTGTTTTATGAGATAAAGAAGATAAAGTCAATTATGCTAAAGGAAGTCGAAATcagagttttcagaaaaaaaaaggggagaaatggtagaaagaagaaaatgggaagaaattatGTACTTTTAAAGTCAAGATGGGCAATAGGCTGGTTCCCAAATGAGGGATCCTGGATCTTCTGATGAGAAACTGAATAAGAAAGAGAATAGCCAGGGGATGCAGCAGTACAAGAGCTAACTCAGCTTTGGGAGAACACTAAGAGGCTTTGGCTGTGGCCACCTTCTTAAGAGACATGAAAGTGCTTTGGGTGAGTGAACCACTTGATGTGACAGAGATGTGTGATCTTCCTAGAGGATGTATCTGGAATTCTCTGCCAGGTTATTAACTTTCCAACAGGGGGAATCAATGGGTGAGTTGCCGACGTTTACTGAGAGCCTGCTATACACTAGGTATTGAGGTAGTTGCTCCGtccacactctctctctttcccaggcAATCCCAAAAGGTAGGTATTAGTGGCCACACGTTCAAGCTGAGGAAGTCAGTGTTGAGGGAGTTAAAGCAACTCACATGTGTTGCATAAATGATACAacatttttctgctttccaaaacAAAGCTGTTTGGGGGAAGTACAGGTGAAATGAGAGATATAGTTCAATGGAAAAAATTAAGAGACAAGAAAGAGATTCACACGTATATTATCAATTGATTTTTTGACAAGGTGGCAAGTGAATATACAGAGAATCTATGGTCTTTTGAATAAACAGTGCTGGAACAATTAAACATCcatgaccaaaaagaaaaaaaaatagaactttgaTTTATACatcacatatatacaaaaataaactcaaaatggatcattgGCCAAAGTGCaaaacctaaaactacaaaacttttagaaggaaacaggaaaaagattTTGGACTGTAGATTAGGTGAAGATTTCTTAGATGAATACATAGCccctcaaaaagtgggcaaaagatatgaacagacacttctcaaaaaaagacattcatgcagccaacaaacatatgaaaaaaagctcgacatcactgatcattaggtaatgcaaatcaaaaaacagtgagataccatctcatgccactcagaatggcgattattaaaaagtcaagaaacaatagatgctggcaaggctgtggagaaatcagaatgcttttacactgttggtggaaatataaaacagttcaaccattgtggaaggcaatgtggcaattcctcaaggatctagaaccagaaatagcatttgactcagcaatcccatttctgggtatatgccctcaggaatataaatcactctactatagacacatgcacacatatgtttattgcaacacatttacaatagcaaagactttgaacaaacccaaatgcccatcaacgatggactggataaagaaaacgtggcatatacacaccatggaatactatgcagccataaaaaaagattgagatcatgtcctttgcaggaatgtggatgaagctggaaggcatcatcctcagcaaattaacacaggaacagaaaaccaaacatcacatgttctcactcataagtgggagttgaacaatgagaacacatggacacagggaaggcaACAACATACACCAGTGCCTGTCTGGGGTGGGGGTCAAGGGAaaggagaacattaggacaaatatctaatgcatgccaggcttaaaacctagatgatgggttgataggtgcagcaaaccaccatggcacatgtataccgtatgtaacaaacttgcatgttctgcacatgtatcccagaggttaaagcacaattaaaaaaaaaaaagcaaaccgaTATCCAAAACACACTCCATCATATCATGGCTCTATAGATTTTTGCCCAAAAACTttcagttaaaatgaaaaaaataaagttgaggtgaaatgggaaaaaaatagaatatggtAAGATTGTGAATATCCAGCAAAAGTTCTGTGAACTCAATTCTAACAAAGCAGAAGATGTGGTTAATAAGGTTAGTGATGGtcttcacgatagcaaagacatggaataaacctaaatgcttatcaatggtagactagataaagaaaatgtggtatatgtacgccatggaatactgcacagatattaaaaaaagaatgagatcatgccctttgcagcaacatagatggagctggaggccattattctaagcaaactaacacaggaacagaaaattaaatactgcatgttctctccacttataagtgggagctaaaaattgagtaaatatggacacaaagaagaggaCAACAGAGAGACCTGGGTCTACTtaaggatggagggtgggaggagggtgaggatcgaAAAACTGCCTGTCAGGTACTATGCTGATTACCTAGGTGACTAAaatatctgtacaccaaaccctgaAACATGcattttacctatataacaaacctgcagccgggggcggtggctcacgcctgtaatcccagcactttgggaggccgaggtgggtgaatcacctgaggtcaggagttcgagaccagtctgaccaacatggagaaaccccatctctactaaaaatacaaaagcagccgggcatagtggcgcatgcctgtaatcccagctgctcgggaggctgaggcaggagaatcacttgaacccgggaggcggaggttgcagtgagctgagatcatgccactgtgctccagcctgggcaacaagattgaaactacatacataaaaataaaaaaaaaaaaccttgaatctaaaataaaagtgaaaaaaagtaaagaaata
This genomic interval carries:
- the LOC102142797 gene encoding uncharacterized protein, translating into MTHCCSSCCQPMCCRTTCCRTTCWKPTCVTTCSSTPCCQPSCCVSSCCQPCCRPTCCQNTCCQPTCVTSCCQPSCCGPSYCGQTSCGSSCCQPICGSSCCQPCCHPTCYQTTCCRNTSCQPTCCGSSCYQPTCGSSCCQSCCRPTCCQTTCCRTTCCQPTCGSSCYQPCCRPACCQTTCRTTCCQPTCCQPSCVTSCFSTPCCQPTCGGSSCCSQTCNESSCCLPCCRPTCCQTTCCRPTCCQTTCCRTTCCRPSCCCSPCCVSSCCQPSCC